The following are encoded in a window of Candidatus Methanoperedens sp. genomic DNA:
- a CDS encoding restriction endonuclease subunit S, with translation MMANNVINGETTKKESEGTTAGCTLNASVKTSWRLVKLGEHIDLLTGFPFKSAQYTNDSESIKLLRGDNVAQGCLRWEGVKLWPLSKSGDFTRYLLKRGDVILAMDRPWIEAGLKYAWVKKHDPPCLLVQRVARLRGINGLLTEYLRYVIADQSFTDYIKPIVTGVSVPHISPSQINAYMFWLPSVELQSKIAAILSAYDDLIENNTRRIKILEEMAQALYREWFVNLRFPGHEKVRMVESELGMIPQGWEVVTIRDVSDYINRGVSPKYDDQSSQIVINQKCIREGKFNQDLVRRHASKIPVEKSIKFGDVLINSTGIGTLGRIAQIYKEIPDCTVDSHVTIVRPNDKVSIDYFGSYMSTLEPHFDSQGIGSTGQTELGRETIAKTSFLLPPRSIQDRFTEISSPMHKSIIEMFAKNANFRRTRDLLLPKLISGEVDAENIDISVQ, from the coding sequence ATGATGGCAAATAATGTAATAAATGGTGAGACAACCAAAAAAGAAAGTGAAGGAACTACTGCTGGCTGTACTTTGAACGCAAGTGTGAAGACATCTTGGAGGTTGGTCAAACTCGGAGAACACATCGATCTACTAACGGGTTTTCCGTTCAAAAGTGCCCAATACACCAATGATTCGGAATCAATCAAACTATTACGTGGCGATAATGTTGCTCAAGGCTGTTTGCGCTGGGAGGGGGTCAAGCTCTGGCCGTTATCAAAGTCAGGTGATTTCACCAGATATTTACTTAAACGTGGTGACGTAATCCTAGCGATGGATCGACCTTGGATTGAAGCTGGTCTCAAGTACGCTTGGGTTAAAAAGCACGATCCTCCTTGCCTATTAGTCCAACGGGTAGCCCGATTGCGTGGAATAAATGGATTGTTAACCGAATATCTGCGGTATGTCATCGCTGATCAATCGTTTACAGATTACATTAAGCCGATCGTAACTGGTGTGTCTGTACCACATATCAGCCCTTCACAAATTAATGCTTATATGTTCTGGCTACCATCAGTCGAATTGCAAAGCAAAATCGCCGCCATCCTCAGCGCCTACGACGACCTCATCGAGAACAACACGCGGCGCATCAAAATACTGGAAGAGATGGCGCAGGCGCTCTACCGCGAGTGGTTTGTTAATCTCAGGTTTCCGGGGCATGAGAAGGTGAGGATGGTGGAGTCGGAGCTTGGGATGATACCGCAGGGATGGGAAGTAGTAACAATTCGAGATGTTAGTGATTATATTAACCGTGGTGTTTCGCCTAAGTATGATGACCAATCGTCACAAATTGTAATCAATCAGAAATGCATTAGGGAAGGCAAATTCAATCAGGATTTAGTTCGAAGGCACGCTTCGAAAATTCCAGTGGAGAAATCCATAAAATTTGGTGATGTCCTGATAAATTCAACGGGTATCGGAACACTTGGACGTATTGCTCAAATTTATAAGGAAATTCCTGATTGTACAGTGGATTCTCATGTCACTATCGTTCGGCCGAATGATAAGGTAAGTATAGATTATTTTGGCTCTTATATGTCAACCCTTGAACCACACTTTGATAGTCAAGGCATCGGCTCTACTGGCCAAACGGAGCTTGGGAGGGAAACTATTGCTAAAACAAGTTTTTTGCTTCCTCCAAGAAGCATACAAGATAGATTTACTGAAATCAGCTCTCCGATGCATAAAAGCATTATTGAAATGTTTGCAAAAAACGCCAACTTCCGCCGCACCCGCGACCTGCTGCTGCCGAAGCTCATCTCTGGCGAGGTGGACGCGGAGAATATCGACATTTCGGTTCAGTGA
- a CDS encoding acyl-CoA/acyl-ACP dehydrogenase, whose translation MDFSFTEEQELFRKSVREFCNKKLAPRAREIDESGEIPREVVEDMAAMGLLGITIPEEYGGQGADFTTAAIAAEEIARADISMATAVYYLVEAGWGFLMNRYGNKKAKEEILPEVTNGKKFLGIASTEAGGGSDIAAMSTMMEKKGDKLVVNGAKTFISGVREAARYGGGYVAIIKTSPELKHKGLSLCYLPVKDIPGITTSIFKQMGREGISTGTINISNVEIPAHYLIGEWNNGFYYAMEGFNCARTLVAAACIGAAEKALESGIEYIKERHIFGSPLAKFEGIQFQMAEDFIRLESAKLMVYKAVWMVDRMYAEKRFSHNEINKAVASAKLIAPTVAFDIIRDVLTWYGAYGYTKEAGLERGLRGVASYIIGAEGAQNIMKIIIGREILGKEFAPY comes from the coding sequence ATGGATTTTTCCTTTACTGAAGAACAGGAACTTTTCAGAAAGTCTGTGAGGGAATTCTGCAATAAAAAGCTTGCTCCGCGTGCCCGCGAAATCGATGAGAGTGGAGAGATCCCTCGTGAAGTCGTGGAAGATATGGCGGCTATGGGACTTCTTGGTATAACCATTCCAGAAGAGTACGGCGGGCAGGGTGCAGACTTCACCACGGCCGCAATAGCAGCCGAAGAAATAGCCAGAGCCGATATAAGCATGGCGACTGCTGTTTATTACCTCGTAGAAGCAGGCTGGGGTTTCCTGATGAATAGATATGGAAACAAGAAAGCCAAGGAAGAAATTCTTCCCGAAGTAACGAATGGAAAAAAATTTCTGGGTATAGCCTCGACTGAAGCTGGTGGAGGCTCGGATATAGCAGCAATGTCAACTATGATGGAAAAAAAGGGTGATAAACTGGTGGTAAATGGCGCAAAGACCTTCATAAGCGGTGTCAGGGAAGCTGCCAGATATGGAGGAGGTTATGTGGCCATCATAAAGACAAGTCCTGAACTTAAGCATAAAGGCCTGTCGCTTTGCTACCTTCCGGTAAAAGATATACCAGGGATAACTACCAGCATTTTTAAGCAGATGGGGAGAGAAGGAATATCCACGGGCACTATAAATATCAGCAATGTAGAGATACCTGCTCATTATCTCATAGGGGAATGGAATAATGGATTTTATTACGCGATGGAGGGTTTTAACTGCGCCCGGACGCTTGTGGCAGCCGCATGCATAGGTGCTGCTGAGAAAGCCCTGGAATCCGGAATTGAATATATAAAAGAAAGGCACATTTTCGGGAGCCCCCTTGCAAAGTTCGAGGGAATCCAGTTTCAAATGGCCGAGGATTTTATAAGACTTGAATCTGCAAAATTAATGGTTTACAAAGCGGTCTGGATGGTTGACCGGATGTACGCTGAAAAAAGATTCAGCCATAATGAAATAAATAAAGCGGTAGCCAGTGCCAAGCTCATTGCGCCAACCGTGGCTTTTGATATCATTAGGGACGTATTGACATGGTATGGGGCATACGGCTATACCAAAGAAGCAGGGCTTGAACGGGGATTAAGGGGCGTGGCTTCCTATATTATAGGGGCTGAGGGAGCACAAAACATCATGAAGATAATTATTGGCAGAGAGATCCTGGGAAAAGAGTTCGCGCCTTATTGA
- a CDS encoding type I restriction endonuclease subunit R, whose protein sequence is MSDYSEDSLVEQPAIELFSDLGWKIANCFYEKFGENGTLGRETSSEVVLLPRLRAALVHLNPDLPPEAIELAIEELTRDRSIMSPANANREVYRLMKSGVKVSFRGKENEETVENVRVIDWNEPSNNDFFLASQFWVTGEMYKRRADLVGFVNGLPLVFIELKASHKRLEHAYRDNLRDYKNAIPQIFWYNGLIILSNGSQSKIGSMTAEWEHFAEWKKINREGEEGIVSLDTMIRGTCEPARLLDIIENFMLFSEASGGIVKLVAKNHQYLGVNNATEALKQIEKNRGRLGVFWHTQGSGKSYSMVFFSQKVLRKIPGNFTFVIVTDRQDLDNQIYKNFAGAGAVTEEQVQAESGEHLKQLLREDHRYIFTLIQKFHKKKGETYPMLSARKDIIVITDEAHRSQYDALALNMRNALPNAAFIAFTGTPLIIGEEKTKEVFGDYVSIYNFKQSVDDGATVPLYYENRIPELQLTNRELNEDLQCLIDEAELDPDQENKLEREFSREYHLITRDDRLEKIANDIVTHFMGRGQFGKAMVFSIDKATAVRMYDKVQKYWKLYQMDLKIKLVKCGESEKKELEEKIKFMEDTDMAVVVSQSQNEIEDFKKKGLDIAVHRKRIVKEDLDTKFKDPDDPFRIVFVCAMWMTGFDVPSCSTIYLDKPMRNHTLMQTIARANRVFRDKSNGLIVDYVGVFRNLQKALAIYGSGSGGGIEEGETPVKDKSVLVDQLKQLILETTAFCTERGIDISKIQAAYGFERVKLIDDATDAILTSDESKAKYLSMAASVVRIYRAILPDPAANEFGPKQLLFTKIAETIRSLSPETDISEVMESVENLLDESIATEGYVIRERSDEYRLVDLSQIDFEALKEKFEKSRKRIEAEKLRGAINRKLMQMVRLNKSRVNYLEKFQKLIDEYNSGSYNVETFFANLVEFAQGLNAEEKRGISENLSEEELAVFDLLVKPEMILSKKEEQEVKKVAHDLLETLKQEKLVLDWRKRQQSRAAVRQSIEVVLDEELPVSYTKELFQHKCDVVYQHIYDSYFGQGLSIYAHPV, encoded by the coding sequence ATGAGTGATTACTCCGAAGATTCCCTTGTTGAACAGCCCGCCATCGAACTCTTTTCAGATTTGGGCTGGAAGATCGCAAACTGCTTCTACGAAAAATTCGGAGAAAATGGCACGCTCGGGCGCGAAACCTCCAGCGAAGTCGTCCTTCTCCCCCGCCTGCGCGCCGCGCTTGTGCACCTGAATCCCGACCTGCCACCAGAAGCCATCGAGCTTGCCATCGAAGAACTGACGCGCGATCGCAGCATCATGAGCCCGGCGAATGCCAACCGGGAGGTTTACCGCTTGATGAAGAGCGGCGTGAAAGTCTCTTTCCGGGGCAAAGAAAATGAAGAGACCGTTGAGAACGTACGTGTAATCGATTGGAATGAACCTTCGAATAATGATTTCTTCCTTGCATCGCAGTTCTGGGTAACGGGTGAGATGTACAAGCGTCGCGCCGACCTTGTTGGTTTCGTAAATGGCCTGCCGCTGGTCTTTATCGAACTTAAGGCATCACACAAGCGTCTGGAACATGCATACAGGGATAACCTGCGCGACTACAAGAACGCAATCCCCCAGATCTTCTGGTACAATGGTTTAATCATTCTTTCAAACGGAAGCCAGAGCAAAATAGGCAGTATGACCGCTGAGTGGGAGCACTTCGCAGAGTGGAAAAAGATAAACAGAGAAGGCGAGGAGGGTATTGTTTCACTGGATACAATGATCAGGGGAACATGCGAGCCGGCGCGCCTTCTTGACATTATTGAGAATTTCATGCTATTCAGCGAAGCCAGCGGCGGGATTGTGAAGCTGGTTGCGAAGAACCACCAGTACCTTGGTGTGAATAACGCTACTGAGGCATTGAAGCAGATCGAAAAGAATAGAGGTCGCTTAGGGGTCTTCTGGCATACGCAGGGCAGCGGGAAAAGTTACTCCATGGTTTTCTTTTCGCAGAAAGTATTGCGAAAAATTCCCGGTAATTTCACGTTCGTTATCGTGACCGACAGACAGGATCTGGACAACCAGATATACAAGAACTTTGCAGGCGCTGGCGCCGTGACTGAAGAGCAGGTGCAGGCAGAGAGCGGAGAACACTTAAAGCAGCTGCTGCGTGAAGACCACCGCTACATATTCACACTCATCCAGAAGTTCCATAAAAAGAAGGGCGAGACCTATCCCATGCTTTCAGCTCGCAAAGATATTATTGTCATCACGGATGAGGCGCACCGCAGCCAGTACGATGCCCTTGCCCTGAACATGCGCAATGCTCTCCCCAATGCGGCATTCATCGCCTTCACAGGCACGCCTCTCATTATCGGTGAAGAAAAGACAAAAGAGGTTTTCGGGGACTACGTCAGCATCTACAACTTCAAGCAGTCTGTAGATGACGGCGCCACGGTTCCTCTTTATTATGAAAATCGCATCCCAGAGCTTCAACTGACCAACAGGGAACTGAATGAAGACCTGCAGTGCCTCATCGATGAGGCTGAACTCGATCCAGACCAGGAGAATAAACTTGAGCGTGAGTTTTCACGAGAATACCACCTGATAACAAGGGATGACCGGCTGGAGAAGATAGCCAATGACATTGTCACTCATTTCATGGGACGCGGGCAATTTGGGAAGGCAATGGTCTTCTCCATTGACAAAGCAACTGCTGTTCGGATGTACGATAAGGTGCAAAAGTACTGGAAATTGTATCAGATGGATTTGAAGATTAAGCTTGTAAAATGTGGAGAATCCGAGAAAAAGGAACTTGAAGAAAAAATCAAATTTATGGAAGATACTGACATGGCGGTCGTGGTGTCTCAATCGCAAAATGAAATTGAAGACTTTAAGAAAAAGGGATTAGATATCGCTGTCCATCGCAAGAGAATCGTAAAAGAGGACCTCGATACGAAGTTCAAGGACCCGGATGACCCGTTCCGCATCGTATTCGTGTGCGCCATGTGGATGACGGGTTTTGATGTACCATCCTGTTCCACCATCTACCTTGACAAACCCATGCGCAACCATACCCTCATGCAGACCATAGCACGGGCAAACCGGGTTTTCAGAGATAAGTCAAATGGTCTGATAGTGGATTATGTTGGAGTGTTCAGGAACCTGCAGAAAGCACTGGCAATCTACGGTTCTGGCTCAGGCGGCGGAATAGAAGAAGGCGAAACTCCGGTAAAGGACAAGAGTGTGCTCGTTGATCAACTAAAGCAGTTGATTTTGGAGACCACGGCATTTTGCACAGAACGAGGCATTGACATCTCGAAGATACAGGCAGCCTATGGTTTTGAGCGTGTCAAGTTGATTGATGATGCTACTGATGCAATATTGACCAGCGACGAATCAAAGGCAAAGTACCTTTCGATGGCAGCTAGTGTGGTCAGAATATACAGGGCTATCCTCCCTGACCCGGCAGCCAACGAGTTCGGCCCGAAACAGCTGCTTTTCACTAAAATTGCAGAAACAATTCGTTCTCTGTCTCCTGAAACTGACATTTCTGAAGTTATGGAATCAGTCGAAAATCTGCTGGACGAGTCCATCGCCACTGAAGGATATGTTATCCGGGAAAGGTCCGATGAATATCGCCTTGTGGATTTGAGCCAGATCGATTTTGAGGCGCTGAAGGAGAAATTTGAGAAAAGTCGAAAGCGGATTGAGGCTGAAAAACTGAGGGGCGCAATTAATCGCAAACTGATGCAAATGGTTCGATTAAACAAGAGCAGGGTGAATTACCTGGAGAAGTTTCAGAAACTGATAGATGAATACAATTCAGGCTCCTATAATGTGGAAACATTCTTCGCCAATCTTGTTGAATTCGCCCAGGGACTCAATGCAGAAGAAAAGAGAGGAATTTCGGAGAATCTTAGTGAGGAGGAATTAGCAGTCTTCGACCTCCTGGTAAAACCTGAGATGATTCTGAGCAAGAAGGAGGAGCAAGAGGTAAAGAAGGTGGCTCATGACCTTCTTGAAACACTTAAACAGGAGAAACTCGTTCTCGATTGGAGAAAGCGCCAGCAATCACGGGCTGCTGTGCGACAATCTATTGAAGTGGTTCTGGATGAGGAACTGCCAGTAAGCTATACAAAAGAGTTATTTCAACACAAGTGTGATGTGGTATATCAGCACATCTATGACTCGTATTTTGGACAGGGACTGAGTATTTATGCTCATCCAGTGTGA
- a CDS encoding enoyl-CoA hydratase/isomerase family protein — protein sequence MNTGNELVKIEKKKDIAILILNRPEAMNVLDTRMLQEFGSFLTELENDKEIRAVIITGEKNFCAGADIKEIKIKHPAEAEMFSRLGHRVFNQLENIEKPVIAAIKGYALGGGCELCLACDIRIAADDAKFGQTEINLGLIPGFGSTQRLTRLVGIGKAKEMILTGRIIGAKEAESIGLVNMVVKNEELAKKAEETAQVLAQKAL from the coding sequence ATGAATACAGGAAATGAACTCGTAAAGATTGAGAAGAAAAAGGATATCGCGATTCTAATATTGAACAGACCTGAAGCTATGAATGTCCTGGATACCAGAATGCTTCAGGAATTCGGGTCTTTTTTGACCGAGCTTGAGAATGACAAAGAGATTAGAGCCGTAATTATAACCGGTGAAAAAAATTTCTGCGCGGGGGCAGACATTAAAGAAATCAAAATAAAACATCCGGCGGAAGCAGAAATGTTTTCAAGGCTGGGTCATAGAGTCTTCAATCAGCTTGAAAATATTGAAAAACCGGTGATCGCTGCAATTAAAGGCTATGCACTGGGGGGAGGATGTGAACTTTGTCTTGCCTGTGACATAAGGATCGCTGCCGATGATGCAAAATTCGGCCAGACTGAAATCAATCTTGGTCTTATTCCCGGGTTTGGAAGCACCCAGCGGCTGACAAGACTCGTGGGGATAGGGAAAGCAAAGGAGATGATACTTACGGGTAGGATTATAGGCGCAAAAGAGGCAGAATCAATCGGGCTTGTCAATATGGTTGTGAAGAATGAAGAGCTTGCGAAAAAGGCAGAAGAAACTGCACAGGTTCTGGCTCAAAAAGCCCTCTAA
- a CDS encoding isocitrate/isopropylmalate dehydrogenase family protein, translating to MTQYKIPVIPGDGIGPEIIREGRKVLDAAGERFGFDIEWTEYPHGADHYLETGELISEDTLKDLSRFKAIYFGAIGDERIKPGILEKGILLTIRFYFDEYVNLRPVKLLEGVWTPLKDKTPKDIDFVVVRENTEDFYIGIGGRAKKGRSKKTLEVIRNLYNVKFGLDINSDSEEIGYQLGLISKEGTRRVIRYAFELAKDSKKHLSSVDKANVLSDIYGFWREEFTSIAAEYPDVKTDFNFVDAITMWFVKNPEWFDTVVAPNMFGDIITDLGAMIQGGLGLAPGGNINPEGTSMFEPIHGSAPKYKGQNKVNPIATIWAGSLLLDQIGEKDAASAIVRAIEQNIVNGEVKTYDMGGSNTTSEVGDDIERLIKEG from the coding sequence ATGACCCAATACAAAATCCCAGTTATACCCGGCGACGGGATCGGCCCTGAAATAATCAGAGAAGGACGCAAGGTACTTGATGCGGCAGGCGAGAGATTCGGCTTCGATATCGAATGGACTGAATACCCCCACGGCGCTGACCACTACCTTGAAACGGGCGAACTCATTTCTGAAGATACGTTAAAGGACCTTTCCCGATTCAAGGCCATCTATTTCGGCGCAATAGGCGATGAAAGGATAAAACCCGGGATCCTTGAAAAAGGCATTCTTCTTACCATCCGCTTTTATTTTGATGAGTATGTCAACCTCCGCCCTGTGAAATTACTGGAAGGAGTCTGGACACCCCTCAAAGACAAGACTCCGAAGGATATCGATTTCGTGGTGGTGCGCGAGAATACCGAGGATTTCTATATAGGCATAGGCGGGCGCGCTAAGAAAGGAAGGAGCAAGAAAACGCTTGAGGTCATACGGAATTTGTATAACGTGAAATTCGGCCTGGATATTAATTCGGACAGCGAAGAGATAGGCTACCAGCTAGGTCTTATCAGCAAGGAAGGCACGCGGCGTGTCATCCGCTATGCCTTTGAGCTTGCAAAGGACAGTAAAAAGCATCTCTCTTCAGTGGATAAAGCAAACGTGCTCTCGGATATATACGGGTTCTGGCGCGAGGAGTTCACATCCATTGCTGCAGAATACCCGGATGTAAAGACGGATTTCAATTTTGTGGATGCCATAACGATGTGGTTCGTTAAGAACCCCGAATGGTTCGATACAGTTGTGGCCCCAAACATGTTCGGCGACATCATCACTGATCTTGGCGCGATGATACAGGGCGGTCTTGGTCTCGCCCCTGGCGGCAACATAAACCCGGAAGGCACAAGCATGTTCGAGCCAATACATGGAAGCGCACCCAAATACAAAGGCCAGAACAAAGTCAACCCAATCGCAACCATCTGGGCGGGGTCACTCCTGCTTGACCAGATAGGTGAAAAAGATGCAGCATCAGCCATCGTCAGGGCTATAGAGCAGAATATCGTCAATGGAGAGGTGAAGACCTACGACATGGGAGGGTCAAATACTACCTCCGAAGTCGGAGACGATATCGAGAGATTGATAAAGGAAGGTTAG
- a CDS encoding class I SAM-dependent DNA methyltransferase, producing the protein MAGNHNEIEKRLWSAADELRANSKLKSSEYSVPVLGLIFLRYADHKFTIAQKELAGKSSDRRAVGKTDYQARGVLYLPEASRFSKLLNLPEGADIGKAINEAMRAIEAENEELKDILPKTYNHLDNSTLVELLKTFNSVPMDIEGDAFGKIYEYFLGKFAMSEGQKGGEFFTPTSIVKLIVEVIEPYHGRIFDPACGSGGMFVQSARFVGNHKKNPNSEISVYGQEKTAETVRLCKMNLAVHGLSGDIREGNSYYEDIHKSFGKFDFVMANPPFNVDRVDKERIKDDPRFPFGMPKPDNGNYLWIQVFYSALNEGGRSGFVMANSASDARGSEQDIRKSLIEAGAVDVMVAVGSNFFYTVTLPCTLWFLDRGKLKTPRKDKVLFLDARYIFHQVDRAHRDFMPDQIEFLANIVRLYRGEEPETTNGSAPMLKEKFPDVKYVDVPGLCRVAELSEIEAQGWSLNPGRYVGVAEREADDFDFKERLEELNEELETLNVEARELEGRIAENVERLLEAG; encoded by the coding sequence ATGGCAGGCAATCATAACGAGATTGAAAAACGTCTGTGGTCTGCCGCAGACGAGCTACGGGCAAATTCTAAATTAAAATCTTCGGAATACTCAGTCCCGGTTCTTGGACTGATCTTTCTCCGTTACGCTGATCACAAGTTTACTATAGCCCAGAAGGAGCTGGCAGGTAAAAGTTCAGACAGGCGCGCCGTCGGCAAAACAGATTACCAGGCGCGCGGTGTGCTGTACCTGCCTGAAGCCTCAAGATTCTCCAAGCTTCTCAACCTGCCAGAAGGTGCTGATATTGGAAAGGCCATCAACGAAGCGATGCGCGCCATCGAGGCTGAGAACGAAGAGCTCAAAGACATTCTGCCCAAGACATATAATCACCTCGATAACAGCACCCTGGTTGAATTATTAAAGACATTCAACTCTGTGCCTATGGACATTGAAGGCGATGCCTTTGGAAAGATCTATGAGTATTTCCTGGGCAAGTTCGCCATGAGCGAGGGGCAGAAGGGAGGCGAGTTCTTTACACCCACCTCTATTGTTAAACTCATAGTCGAGGTCATCGAGCCCTATCACGGGCGCATCTTTGACCCTGCCTGCGGCTCAGGCGGTATGTTCGTCCAGAGTGCGCGTTTCGTGGGAAACCACAAGAAGAATCCCAATTCTGAGATAAGCGTTTATGGTCAGGAAAAAACCGCTGAAACTGTGCGCCTGTGCAAAATGAACCTCGCGGTTCATGGTCTCTCTGGAGATATTCGCGAGGGCAACAGCTACTACGAAGATATCCACAAAAGCTTTGGCAAATTCGATTTCGTGATGGCAAATCCACCGTTTAACGTCGATAGAGTGGACAAGGAGCGTATCAAGGACGACCCCCGCTTCCCATTTGGCATGCCAAAGCCTGATAATGGCAACTATCTCTGGATCCAGGTATTTTACAGCGCTCTGAATGAGGGTGGTCGCAGTGGATTCGTGATGGCAAACTCAGCCAGCGACGCCCGCGGAAGCGAGCAGGATATCCGAAAATCGCTTATTGAAGCTGGCGCCGTAGATGTAATGGTTGCCGTTGGCTCGAACTTCTTCTACACGGTAACATTGCCATGCACTCTCTGGTTCCTCGACCGCGGCAAGTTAAAAACGCCGCGCAAGGACAAAGTCCTCTTTCTGGACGCACGGTATATATTCCATCAGGTTGACCGCGCCCATCGAGACTTCATGCCTGATCAAATCGAATTCCTTGCCAATATCGTGCGGCTATATCGGGGCGAGGAGCCTGAAACAACGAACGGCAGCGCGCCGATGTTGAAAGAGAAGTTCCCCGATGTTAAATACGTGGATGTTCCCGGTTTATGCAGAGTGGCTGAACTTTCCGAGATTGAAGCGCAGGGCTGGAGCCTGAACCCGGGGCGCTATGTTGGAGTGGCTGAACGCGAGGCTGATGATTTTGATTTCAAGGAACGCCTTGAGGAACTGAACGAGGAGCTTGAAACGCTTAATGTAGAGGCGCGGGAACTGGAAGGGCGTATTGCTGAGAATGTTGAGAGGCTGCTGGAAGCCGGATGA
- a CDS encoding 3-hydroxyacyl-CoA dehydrogenase NAD-binding domain-containing protein, which translates to MEIKRIGVIGAGIMGGGIAQVAAQSGYEVVLEDLNEEYVKAGFTKVKERLERRVSEGKIESKEKDRILSNIKTCTSLEDFGNVDLVIEAVVENEDIKKQIFKELDRICPSDIIFTTNTSSISITRLARVTERPKIFAGMHFMNPAYIMKLVEVVRGLHTSEETIDAVKAIAEKMGKIPAVVNDSPGFVVNRLLMPMVNNAIYCLQEGVAAREDIDTIMKFGANHPMGPLELADFIGLDICLNIIGVLHSELGEKYMPCPLLRRMVAEGKLGRKSGEGFYEYRK; encoded by the coding sequence ATGGAAATTAAAAGAATAGGGGTGATAGGTGCAGGGATTATGGGAGGAGGAATAGCCCAGGTCGCTGCACAGAGCGGTTATGAGGTAGTCCTGGAAGACCTGAACGAAGAATATGTAAAAGCAGGATTCACAAAAGTAAAAGAAAGACTTGAAAGAAGGGTAAGTGAAGGAAAAATTGAAAGCAAAGAGAAAGACAGGATCCTCTCGAATATAAAAACCTGCACAAGCCTGGAGGATTTTGGAAATGTTGACCTGGTGATCGAGGCGGTGGTAGAAAATGAAGATATTAAAAAACAGATTTTTAAAGAGCTTGATAGAATATGCCCCAGCGATATCATTTTCACAACCAATACCTCTTCAATATCAATAACCAGACTTGCCCGGGTCACAGAAAGACCGAAGATCTTTGCTGGTATGCATTTCATGAACCCTGCGTACATAATGAAACTTGTGGAGGTGGTCCGGGGGTTGCACACGTCAGAGGAGACAATAGATGCGGTGAAAGCAATAGCTGAAAAAATGGGTAAAATCCCTGCTGTTGTCAATGATTCACCAGGCTTTGTAGTGAACCGTTTGCTTATGCCCATGGTAAATAATGCCATCTACTGCCTGCAGGAAGGGGTTGCTGCCAGAGAGGACATTGATACCATCATGAAGTTTGGGGCAAATCATCCGATGGGACCGCTTGAGCTTGCGGATTTTATTGGCCTTGATATTTGCCTTAATATTATAGGGGTCCTTCATTCAGAACTCGGAGAGAAATATATGCCTTGTCCATTGCTTCGAAGAATGGTAGCTGAGGGAAAGCTCGGGAGAAAAAGCGGAGAAGGATTTTATGAATACAGGAAATGA
- a CDS encoding DUF6516 family protein encodes MLLTYKTLEEVARTEFSDIVKDTALIGGRSAQPNKLRIYLTDGSFLDVWLSEEEDYSYHWEQRAVRGLIHRWDNAPDHPEIETFPNHFHDGKENNVLSSRLNADNRVAFKDVLGFIRIKLKGFHIH; translated from the coding sequence ATGCTTTTAACGTATAAAACGCTTGAAGAGGTAGCCAGGACAGAATTTTCAGATATTGTTAAAGATACGGCGCTAATTGGCGGCAGGTCTGCACAGCCTAATAAGCTGAGGATATACCTAACAGACGGCAGTTTCCTTGATGTCTGGCTTAGTGAAGAGGAGGATTATTCATATCACTGGGAGCAAAGGGCTGTGAGGGGCTTGATCCATCGATGGGATAATGCCCCTGATCATCCTGAGATCGAGACTTTTCCGAACCATTTTCATGATGGTAAAGAAAACAATGTCCTGAGCAGTCGATTGAATGCTGATAATAGAGTTGCATTCAAAGATGTTCTTGGTTTTATCAGGATTAAATTAAAGGGATTCCATATTCACTGA